The following proteins are encoded in a genomic region of Cricetulus griseus strain 17A/GY chromosome 7, alternate assembly CriGri-PICRH-1.0, whole genome shotgun sequence:
- the Ddx1 gene encoding ATP-dependent RNA helicase DDX1, whose translation MAAFSEMGVMPEIAQAVEEMDWLLPTDIQAESIPLILGGGDVLMAAETGSGKTGAFSIPVIQIVYETLKDQQEGKKGKTTIKTGASVLNKWQMNPYDRGSAFAIGSDGLCCQSREVKEWHGCRATRGLLKGKHYYEVSCHDQGLCRVGWSTMQASLDLGTDKFGFGFGGTGKKSHNKQFDNYGEEFTMHDTIGCYLDIDKGHVKFSKNGKDLGLAFEIPAHIKNQALFPACVLKNAELKFNFGEEEFKFPPKDGFVGLSKAPDSYIVKSQHTGNAQVSQTKFLPNAPKALIVEPSRELAEQTLNNVKQFKKYIDNPKLRELLIIGGVAARDQLSVLDNGVDIVVGTPGRLDDLVSTGKLNLSQVRFLVLDEADGLLSQGYSDFINRMHSQIPQITSDGKRLQVIVCSATLHSFDVKKLSEKIMHFPTWVDLKGEDSVPDTVHHVVVPVNPKTDKLWERLGKNHIRTDDVHAKDNTRPGANSPEMWSEAIKILKGEYAVRAIKEHKMDQAIIFCRTKIDCDNLEQYFMQQGGGPDKKGHQFSCVCLHGDRKPHERKQNLERFKKGDVRFLICTDVAARGIDIHGVPYVINVTLPDEKQNYVHRIGRVGRAERMGLAISLVATEKEKVWYHVCSNRGKGCYNTRLKEDGGCTIWYNEMQLLSEIEEHLNCTISQVEPDIKVPVDEFDGKVTYGQKRAAGGGNYKGHVDILAPTVQELAALEKEAQTSFLHLGYLPNQLFRTF comes from the exons ATGGCGGCCTTCTCCG agatgGGTGTTATGCCTGAGATTGCACAAGCTGTGGAAGAGATGGATTGGCT TCTGCCAACTGATATCCAAGCAGAATCTATCCCACTAATCCTAGGAGGAGGTGATGTACTTATG gcagcagaaacaggaagtggaaaaACTGGT GCCTTTAGTATTCCAGTTATCCAGATTGTGTATGAGACCCTGAAAGAccaacaggaaggaaagaaagggaaaactaCTATCAAAACCGGAGCTTCAG tgctCAACAAATGGCAGATGAACCCATATGACAGAGGGTCTGCTTTTG CAATTGGGTCAGATGGCCTGTGTTGTCAGAGCAGAGAAGTGAAGGAATGGCATGGGTGCAGAGCCACTAGAGGATTGCTGAAAG GGAAACACTACTATGAGGTATCCTGTCATGACCAAGGGCTGTGCAGAGTTGGGTGGTCTACCATGCAGGCCTCCTTAGACCTAG GTACTGACAAGTTTGGATTTGGCTTCGGTGGAACAGGGAAGAAATCCCATAATAAACAGTTTGATAATTATGGAGAG GAATTCACTATGCATGATACCATTGGCTGCTACTTGGATATTGATAAAGGGCATGTGAAATTCTCTAAGAATG gaaaagaccTTGGTCTGGCATTTGAAATACCAGCACATATAAAAAACCAAGCCCTCTTCCCTGCCTGTGTTTTGAAG AATGCTGAATTGAAATTTAACTTTGGTGAAGAAGAATTTAAGTTTCCACCAAAAGACGGTTTTGTTGGTCTTTCCAAGGCCCCAGATAGTTACATCGTCAAGTCGCAGCACACAG GTAATGCACAGGTGTCACAAACAAAATTTCTCCCTAATGCTCCAAAGGCTCTCATTGTGGAGCCATCCAGGGAGTTAGCTGAGCAAACCTTGAACAACGTCAAGCAGTTTAAGAAGTATATTGATAACCCTAAGTTACG GGAGCTTCTCATAATTGGAGGTGTTGCAGCTCGGGATCAGCTCTCTGTTTTGGACAATGGG GTTGATATTGTTGTCGGTACTCCAGGAAGATTAGATGATTTGGTTTCAACTGGAAAGCTCAACTTGTCTCAAGTTAGATTCTTGGTTCTGGATGAAGCA GATGGACTTCTCTCTCAAGGTTATTCTGACTTTATCAACAGGATGCATAGTCAGATTCCTCAGATTACTTCTGATGGAAAAAGACTTCAG GTGATTGTTTGCTCTGCCACTTTGCATTCTTTTGATGTAAAGAAACTATCTGAGAAGATAATGCATTTTCCCACGTGGGTTGATTTGAAAGGGGAAGATTCTGTTCCAGATACTGTGCACCATGTCGTCGTCCCTGTAAATCCTAAAACTGACAAGCTCTGGGAACGGCTTGGGAAGAACCATATTCGA ACTGATGATGTACACGCAAAAGATAACACAAGGCCTGGTGCTAACAGTCCAG AGATGTGGTCTGAAGCTATTAAAATACTTAAGGGAGAGTATGCTGTCCGAGCAATCAAGGAACACAAGATGGATCAAGCAATTATCTTCTGTAGAACTAAAATTGACTGTGATAACTTGGAGCAGTACTTTATGCAACAAGGAGGAG GACCTGATAAAAAAGGACACCAGTTCTCATGTGTGTGTCTTCACGGTGACAGAAAGCCTCATGAGAGAAAGCAAAACTTGGAAAGATTTAAG AAAGGAGACGTAAGATTCTTGATTTGCACAGATGTAGCTGCTAGAGGAATTGACATCCATGGTGTTCCATATG TTATCAATGTCACCCTGCCTGATGAGAAGCAGAATTACGTGCATCGGATTGGCAGAGTGGGGCGAGCTGAAAG GATGGGCCTAGCCATTTCCCTGgtggcaacagaaaaagaaaag GTTTGGTATCATGTGTGCAGCAACCGTGGGAAAGGATGCTATAACACGAGGCTCAAGGAAGATGGAGGCTGTACCATCTGGTACAATGAAATGCAG CTGCTTTCTGAGATAGAAGAGCATCTGAACTGCACCATTTCCCAGGTTGAGCCAGATATAAAAGTTCCAGTGGATGAGTTTGATGGGAAAGTTACATATGGGCAAAAGAGGGCTGCTGGCG GTGGAAACTATAAAGGCCATGTGGATATCTTGGCACCTACCGTTCAAGAGTTGGCCGCCCTTGAAAAGGAAGCACAGACATCTTTCCTGCACCTTGGCTACCTTCCCAACCAGCTGTTCAGAACCTTCTGA